The sequence GACGGCAGACTGGTCTACGTATTTTCGCAGGATTTTACCGTATTCGGCGGCTCGCTCTCGGAAACATACGCACAGAAAATTTGCAAAATAATGGATAAAGCTCTCAAGATGGGAGCGCCCGTAATCGGAATTAACGACAGTGGCGGTGCGAGAATTCAGGAAGGCGTTCGCAGTCTTGCAGGCTATGCCGATATATTCCAGAAAAACATTCTTGCATCCGGCGTAATACCTCAGATTTCGGCAATATTCGGTCCCTGCGCAGGCGGAGCGGTCTATTCGCCTGCATTGACAGATTTCACAATAATGTCGAAAGGCTCCAGCTATATGTTCGTTACAGGGCCGAAAGTGGTTAAAACCGTAACAGGCGAGGTTGTAACCGAAGAAGAACTCGGCGGAGCGATGATTCATGCCTCCAAATCGGGCGTTACGCATTTCGTTGCGGAAAACGAAGAAGAAGGAATAATGCTAATCAGAAAACTGCTCAGCTATCTGCCGCAGAACAATCTGGAAGATCCGCCGGTAATTCAATGCGACGACCCGATCGACCGCGTGGACGATTTTCTGAATGAAGTTATTCCCGAAAATCCGAATAAACCGTACGACGTAAAAGACATAATCCATTCGATTGTGGACAACAACGAATTTCTGGAAGTCCAGAGATACTACGCTCCGAACATTGTAATCGGCTTTGCGCGTTTCAACGGAATGCCTGTAGGAATCGTAGCCAATCAACCGAATTACCTGGCAGGAGTACTCGACATAAACGCTTCGAGAAAAGCCGGCCGATTCGTCCGCTTTTGCGACGCTTTTAATATTCCGGTTGTAACGCTTGTGGATGTGCCCGGATTTTTACCGGGCACGGCTCAGGAATACGGCGGAATTATTCTTCACGGCGCAAAGCTCCTTTTTGCATACGGCGAAGCCACCGTTCCCAAGATTACGATCATTCTTAGAAAGGCATACGGCGGAGCTTACGACGTGATGGGTTCGAAACATTTGAGAGGCGATATTAATTACGCCTGGCCGATTGCCGAAATTGCCGTCATGGGTCCTCGCGGCGCAATCGAAGTTTTGCACAACAAAGAAATTTCAAAAATCGAAGACGACGCCGAAAGGTCTCAGTTCATTCTTCAAAAAGAAAAAGAATATAAAGATAAATTTGCAAATCCGTACGTTGCGGCTAAATACGGCTATATCGACGACGTTATCGAGCCCCGGAATACGCGGTTCAGAATAATCAGGGCTCTCCAGTCGTTATCGACCAAAAAAGACACAAATCCGCCAAAGAAACATTCGAATATTCCATTATAGGTGAATCATGTTTTTGTTTGCTTTTCAGCAGTCGGCAATAGATACATTAACGCGCGGCAGAATAGAACAGAACGCTGAAAAATTCAGTCAACTCGACGCATACGGAATCGGGCTGACTTTCATCGGTATGGCGGTCGTCTTTTCGTCCCTCCTGCTGCTCTACATCGTGTTTTATAACCTGACCAAAGCAATAAACAACCGAATAAAGAAGAAACAAACGCAGAGCGAATCTAAATCGGAAAACGCCGAATTAACGGGAGAAGTAAACGCCGCTATTTCGACGGCGATTTTTCTTTACCTGAACGAACTTCACGACAAAGAAAACATGGTGTTGACGATTAACCGCGTTGCGCGCGTTTATTCGCCTTGGAGCTCAAAAATTTACGGCTTGCGGCAATATCCACGTTCGAGAGGTTAATATGAGAAATTTTAAGTTTACAATTAACGGCAATAATTACGAGGTCGAAATTTTGAGTTTCGAAGACAACATCGCCGAACTGGAAGTAAACGGAACCCGCTACAGGGTGGAACTCGAAAAGAAAGTACAGACGCCCAAAACGCCCAAACTCGTACGAAGCGTAGCGGCTCCGAGCACAGACATCGACATTGCCACTAAAAAAACGAGCAAACCGGCGGAAAGAAAAGGCGCGGGATTGATTAAATCGCCTTTGCCGGGCGTTATTTTGTACGTCTACGTTAAAGAAGGCGACACTGTCAAAATAGGCGATAAACTTCTTACTCTCGAAGCGATGAAAATGGAAAACAACGTAAACGCAGATAAAGAAGGTAAAATTACTGCCGTAAAAGTAAAACCCGGTGATTCAGTACTGGAAGGCGATATTTTAGTGGAGATAGGGAGCTAAACTATGATGGAGTTTTTCAAATTTATCGGTCACGGTTTCGATATTTTCATGCAGTATACGGCGTTCGCAAATGTAACTGTCGGACATTTGATAATGATTACGGTTGGTTTGATATTCATTTATCTTGCTATCACGAAAGAATACGAGCCCTTGCTTCTGGTTCCGATCGGATTCGGAATTTTAATCGGCAATATACCGTTTGCAGAAGCGGCAAATCTAAAAGTCGGAATTTATGAAGAAGGCAGCGTTCTCAGTTATTTGTATTACGGGGTAACACACGGCATTTATCCTCCGTTAATTTTTCTGGGTATCGGCGCAATGACGGACTTTTCGACTTTGTTGTCGAATCCCAAGTTAATCATACTCGGCGCCGCGGCGCAAATTGGAATTTTCGGAGCTTATACTATTGCGCTGGCCTTGGGATATCTTCCTCAACAGGCGGCGGCAATAGGCATTATCGGAGGCGCCGACGGTCCAACGGCAATATTCCTTTCGGCAAAACTTGCCCCCGAATTAACAGGCGCAATTGCAATTTCCGCATATTCATATATGGCGCTTGTGCCGGTAATTCAACCGCCGAT comes from Melioribacter roseus P3M-2 and encodes:
- a CDS encoding acyl-CoA carboxylase subunit beta; amino-acid sequence: MPISEKIKELMEKREEARLGGGKSRIEAQHSKGKLTARERIELLLDDGSFEEFDMFVTHRTTDFGLDKKSYLSDGVVTGYGTIDGRLVYVFSQDFTVFGGSLSETYAQKICKIMDKALKMGAPVIGINDSGGARIQEGVRSLAGYADIFQKNILASGVIPQISAIFGPCAGGAVYSPALTDFTIMSKGSSYMFVTGPKVVKTVTGEVVTEEELGGAMIHASKSGVTHFVAENEEEGIMLIRKLLSYLPQNNLEDPPVIQCDDPIDRVDDFLNEVIPENPNKPYDVKDIIHSIVDNNEFLEVQRYYAPNIVIGFARFNGMPVGIVANQPNYLAGVLDINASRKAGRFVRFCDAFNIPVVTLVDVPGFLPGTAQEYGGIILHGAKLLFAYGEATVPKITIILRKAYGGAYDVMGSKHLRGDINYAWPIAEIAVMGPRGAIEVLHNKEISKIEDDAERSQFILQKEKEYKDKFANPYVAAKYGYIDDVIEPRNTRFRIIRALQSLSTKKDTNPPKKHSNIPL
- a CDS encoding OadG family protein, yielding MFLFAFQQSAIDTLTRGRIEQNAEKFSQLDAYGIGLTFIGMAVVFSSLLLLYIVFYNLTKAINNRIKKKQTQSESKSENAELTGEVNAAISTAIFLYLNELHDKENMVLTINRVARVYSPWSSKIYGLRQYPRSRG
- a CDS encoding acetyl-CoA carboxylase biotin carboxyl carrier protein; the encoded protein is MRNFKFTINGNNYEVEILSFEDNIAELEVNGTRYRVELEKKVQTPKTPKLVRSVAAPSTDIDIATKKTSKPAERKGAGLIKSPLPGVILYVYVKEGDTVKIGDKLLTLEAMKMENNVNADKEGKITAVKVKPGDSVLEGDILVEIGS